In Luteipulveratus mongoliensis, the DNA window AAGGGGCGGGACACCATGAGCTGGTGTCCCGCCCCTTCGTCGTCCCCCGTGCGGTCCCCTGTCCGGCCACGGGTGACAATGTGCGCGTGGCTGTGACGATGAGCGATGCAGAGTTCGACGACCTGGTCGGAGAGGCGTTGGACCATGTGCCGCCGCAGTTCCTGGACCGGATGGACAACGTGGCGATCCTCGTCGAGGACGAGTCACCGCCCGACGGCCCGACCCTCCTCGGTCTCTACCAAGGCACTCCCCTGCCCGAGCGCATCGGCGGCTACGGCTACGGCACGATGCCTGACCGCATCACGATCTTCCGAGGGCCGCTGAAGAGGATGTGCCGCGACGCGGAGCATCTACGCCAGCAGATCACGGTCACGGTCGTCCACGAGCTCGGTCACCACTTCGGGATTGACGACGACCGCCTGCACGAGCTCGGCTGGGGATAGCCGATGGAGCTGCGACAGCTGGAGTATGTCGTCGCCGTCGCCGAGCACCTCCACTTCGGCCGCGCTGCCGAGTCGCTGCACATCGGACAACCCGCCGTCAGCCAGCAGATCCGCCGCCTCGAGCGCGAGCTCGGCGCCGAGCTGTTCGACCGGTCCGCGCGGACGGTACGGCTCACGGAGACCGGTCAGCGGTTCCTCCCGGAAGCACGCGCCGTTCTGGCCGCGGTGTCACGTGCGACGGCGGTCGTGGCATCACGCGACGGGCGGCCGGTCCCGCTACGGCTCGGCACGAGCTCCGGGCTTGGTGGCCGGCTCGACTCGATCCTCAGTGAGCTGGAGAGCCAGTCGTCCCCAGTCGTGGTCGACCTCGTCAGCACGAGCACGCGCGCACGGCTGGAGCGAGTGCGCTCTGGGCAGCTCGACGCCGCGCTCGTACGCGGTCTGGATCGGGAGCGGCAACCTGACCTCGATGTTGAATCCGTCTGGAACGACTCGCTTCTCGCGGCACTTCCTGCTGATCACGTCACCGCCAACTTGCCTGAGCCGGTCGCCCTGGCCGACCTTGCGTCGCTCCCTCTACGGCTCGTTGATCGGCGGCACAATCCTGCTCTGGTCGACCTGGTGCTCACCGCATGTGGGGCGTCCGGTTTCGAGCCCGTCCGCCTGCCGCCCAGCGGCCACCTGACGGACACGCTCGCCGCGATCGGTGCCGGGTCGCCGTCGTGGACGGTCGTGTACGCCGCTCATGCACGTCTGCTGCGCGTCCCTCGGGTGGTCTTCCGGGAGGTCGATCCGCCGTTGGCGCTTCCGACTTCGGTGGTGACCAGGAGCGGTACGCCGTCCGGTCCAGTAGCCGCGCTGCTGCGCGCCTGCCATGCGGCGGCTCAGCTTGATCACCAGACGTGATCGCTGCGCGTCGTCAATGCGTCTTGGTCGGGCTACGACGCCGGTGTGCGATGGGTACTGCGGCAGAACGCCGCACATCCATTCGTCCGAGAAGGAGCATCATGCCCATCGTCACCGTCCTGCAGGGCCCCCGCGACATCGAGAAGAAGCGAGCCCTGGTGAAGGGCGTCACCGAGGCATTCGTCGACAGTCTCGGCGTACCCCCGGAGTCTGTTCAGGTCTGGATCCAGGAGACGCCGCCGGAGAACTGGGGAGCCGCCGGCACGCTCACTGCGGACCGTCCAGCCTGAGTCCGCACATGAGAAGACCCGGTCCTCTCGTCGTGACCCATTGATCATCGGGTCCGGACGAGAAGACCGGGTCTTCTCAGTGCGACAGAAGGGACTAAATCGCGTTTTCGCCGCGGAAGTACTCGAAGACCCAGCCGACGGCCGAGATCGCGAGCAGCGGCATCCCGAGGATGACCAGCCACCAACCGACCGCGAGTCCGAGGAAGACGATCGCACCGGACAGGCCGAGGAACAGCGGCCACCAGCTGTAGGGGCTGAAGAAGCCGTAGTCGCCCTCGATGTCGGAGATCAGCCCGTTCGGGTCGTCATCCGGTCGCGGTCCGAGCTTGCGCGCGGTCCAGGCGAGGAAGCCGCCGATCATGGCGCACAGGCCGGCGGTCAGGAAGAGGCCGACAGCACCGACCGGCTCCTTCCACTCCGTCCAGATGCCGTACCAGATCCCGACGCCCACGCAGAAGACGAACAGGATGGTGAAGAGCTTGTACTCGACCTTCATCGGGTCTCCTCCGTCTCGGTCCCGCCCAGCGTCTGCGAGCCATGGTCGGCCGGACCGATCGCCTTCGCGAGAGCATCAGGCGCCGGCTGCACCGAGGTGATCGCCGCCTCCGGGTGATGGAGGTCGAAGGCCGGACGCTCCGAGCGGATCCGCGGGATCGAGTCGAAGTTGTGGCGCGGCGGCGGGCAGGACGTCGCCCACTCCAGGGAGCCGCCGTAGCCCCACGGGTCATCGGACTCGACCATCGGCGCCGTACGCCAGGTCTTCCAGACGTTGTAGCTGAAGGGGATCATCGAGGCGCCCAGGAGGAACGCTCCCACGGTGGAGAGCTGGTTCATCCAGGTGAAGCCGTCCTCGGGCATGTAGTCGGCGTAGCGACGCGGCATACCGGCCACACCCAGCCAGTGCTGGATCAGGAAGGTCATGTGGAAGCCGATGAACAGCATCCAGAAGTGGATCTTGCCGAGCCGCTCATCCAGCATGCGGCCGGTCAGCTTGGGCCACCAGAAGTACCACCCGGCGAACATCGCGAACACCACCGTGCCGAACACGACGTAGTGGAAGTGCGCCACCACGAAGTAGGAGTCGGTCAGGTGGAAGTCCAGCGCAGGACTGGCCAGGATGACACCGGTCAAGCCACCGAACAGGAAGGTGACGATGAAGCCAAGAGCCCACAGCATGGGTGTCTCGAACGTCAACGACCCCTGCCACATCGTGCCGATCCAGTTGAAGAACTTCATACCGGTCGGGACGGCGATCAGCATCGTCATCACCGCGAAGAAGGGCAGGAGCACCTGACCCGTCGCGTACATGTGGTGCGCCCACACGCTGACGGACAACGCGGCGATACCGATGAGGGCGAACACCATGGTCTTGTAGCCGAACAGTGGCTTACGTGAGAAGACCGGGATGACCTCGGAGATGATGCCGAAGAACGGCAGCGCGATGATGTAGACCTCGGGGTGACCGAAGAACCAGAACATGTGCTGCCACAGCATCGCTCCGCCGGTGGAGGCGTCGAACACATGCGCATTCATCACGCGGTCGGCACCAAGGCCGAACAGCGCCGCAGCCAGCACCGGGAAGACGATGATCGCAAGCAGTGCCGTGACCAGCACCGTCCAGGTGAACAGCGGCATCCGGAACATCGTCATGCCGGGTGCGCGCATGCAGATGATGGTCGTGATGAAGTTGACCGAGCCGAGGATCGTGCCGAAGCCGGCCAGGGCCAGACCGAAGACCCAGAGATTGCCGCCGAGCCCTGGACTGTAGGTCGTATCGGACAGCGGTGAGTAGGCGAACCAGCCGAACGCGGCCGCACCCTGCGGCGTGATGAAGCCGGCCGAGGCGATCAGGCCGCCGAAGAGGTAGAGCCAGTACGCGAACATGTTCAGCCGCGGGAACGCCACGTCGGGCGCACCGATCTGCAGCGGCATGATCGCGTTGGCGAATCCGGCGAACAGCGGTGTCGCGAACAGCAGCAGCATGATCGTGCCGTGCATCGTGAACAGCTGGTTGAACTGTTCCTTGTCATCGACCACCTGCAGACCGGGGTCGAACAGCTCGGCGCGGATCAGCAGCGCGAGCACACCACCGAACAGGAAGAACAGGAACGAGGTGATGAAGTAGAGGTTGCCGATGACCTTGTGGTCGGTGGTGGTCATCCACTTGACGACCGTCTGGCCAGGGCGACGAACGGGCTGCGGCCGCGCCGGGAGGTCACCGGGAGTGCCGGGCCTCGGGGTGACGATGGTGGCCATTACTTCTTGCCCTCCTCGACGATGCTGGACTGGTCGACACCCGGCGGCAGGAACTGCTGCTCACCCGGAACCAGCTCGGAGCGGTTCAGGCGGTT includes these proteins:
- the dmpI gene encoding 4-oxalocrotonate tautomerase DmpI, yielding MPIVTVLQGPRDIEKKRALVKGVTEAFVDSLGVPPESVQVWIQETPPENWGAAGTLTADRPA
- a CDS encoding metallopeptidase family protein; the protein is MAVTMSDAEFDDLVGEALDHVPPQFLDRMDNVAILVEDESPPDGPTLLGLYQGTPLPERIGGYGYGTMPDRITIFRGPLKRMCRDAEHLRQQITVTVVHELGHHFGIDDDRLHELGWG
- the ctaD gene encoding cytochrome c oxidase subunit I produces the protein MATIVTPRPGTPGDLPARPQPVRRPGQTVVKWMTTTDHKVIGNLYFITSFLFFLFGGVLALLIRAELFDPGLQVVDDKEQFNQLFTMHGTIMLLLFATPLFAGFANAIMPLQIGAPDVAFPRLNMFAYWLYLFGGLIASAGFITPQGAAAFGWFAYSPLSDTTYSPGLGGNLWVFGLALAGFGTILGSVNFITTIICMRAPGMTMFRMPLFTWTVLVTALLAIIVFPVLAAALFGLGADRVMNAHVFDASTGGAMLWQHMFWFFGHPEVYIIALPFFGIISEVIPVFSRKPLFGYKTMVFALIGIAALSVSVWAHHMYATGQVLLPFFAVMTMLIAVPTGMKFFNWIGTMWQGSLTFETPMLWALGFIVTFLFGGLTGVILASPALDFHLTDSYFVVAHFHYVVFGTVVFAMFAGWYFWWPKLTGRMLDERLGKIHFWMLFIGFHMTFLIQHWLGVAGMPRRYADYMPEDGFTWMNQLSTVGAFLLGASMIPFSYNVWKTWRTAPMVESDDPWGYGGSLEWATSCPPPRHNFDSIPRIRSERPAFDLHHPEAAITSVQPAPDALAKAIGPADHGSQTLGGTETEETR
- a CDS encoding LysR family transcriptional regulator; protein product: MELRQLEYVVAVAEHLHFGRAAESLHIGQPAVSQQIRRLERELGAELFDRSARTVRLTETGQRFLPEARAVLAAVSRATAVVASRDGRPVPLRLGTSSGLGGRLDSILSELESQSSPVVVDLVSTSTRARLERVRSGQLDAALVRGLDRERQPDLDVESVWNDSLLAALPADHVTANLPEPVALADLASLPLRLVDRRHNPALVDLVLTACGASGFEPVRLPPSGHLTDTLAAIGAGSPSWTVVYAAHARLLRVPRVVFREVDPPLALPTSVVTRSGTPSGPVAALLRACHAAAQLDHQT
- a CDS encoding cytochrome c oxidase subunit 4 translates to MKVEYKLFTILFVFCVGVGIWYGIWTEWKEPVGAVGLFLTAGLCAMIGGFLAWTARKLGPRPDDDPNGLISDIEGDYGFFSPYSWWPLFLGLSGAIVFLGLAVGWWLVILGMPLLAISAVGWVFEYFRGENAI